The region GGTCGTCGACGTCGGCAGCAGCGGCTCCGGGCTGGCGGGGTTGTCGGAGCGGGTGCGGATGGCCGGTGGGCGACTGGACGCCGGGCCCTCCGAAGACGGTGGCTTCGAGCTGGTAGCGGTCCTTCCACAGCGGAGCTGAAGGGGAGTGCGCATGCGAGGACTTCCATTGCCCGGCGGGCCGGAACTGCCGGTGTTGGGGCAAGGCACCTGGGGCATGGGGGAGCGGCGCGCGCAGCGCGCAGCGGAGGTCGCCGCGCTGCGGCACGGCTTGGACCTCGGATTGGGCCTGATCGACACCGCCGAGATGTACGGCGGCGGGGGCGCCGAGGAAGTGGTCGGGGCCGCGATCGCCGGGCGTCGAGACGAGGTTTTCCTGGTCAGCAAGGTGTATCCGCACAATGCGAGCCGGCGCGGGGCCGTCCAGGCGTGCGAGCGCAGCCTGCGGCGGCTGGACACCGACCACCTCGACCTCTACCTGCTGCACTGGCGCGGCAGCACACCGTTGTCGGAGACGCTGGCCGCGTTCGAACGACTGCGCTCCGACGGCAAGATCCGGCATTTCGGGGTGAGCAATTTCGGCGTCGAGGACATGGCGGAGCTCTGCACGAGCGAACTGGGTCGGCAGTGCGCCACGGACCAGGTGCTTTACAACCTCACGCGGCGCGGCGTCGAACTCGACCTGCTGCCGTGGTGCCGTCGGCAGGGGTTGCCGGTGATGGCGTATTCGCCGATCGAGCAGGGACGGCTGTTGGGCGAGCCGGTGTTGCGTCGGGTCGCCGAGCGGCACTCGGCGACTCCGGCGCAGATCGCGATCGCCTGGGTGTTGGCGCAGGACGGGGTGTGCGCGATCCCGAAGGCCGTGACCAAGGTGCATGTCGAGCAGAACCGGGCGGCGCTGGACATCCAGCTGTCCTCGGCGGATCTCGCCGAGCTCGACGAGGGATTCCCGGCCCCGCCGCACCCGGTTCCGCTCGAGATCCTCTAGCCAAGAGCTATGCCAGCGGAGGCGTTAGTGGCGCTTTAGTGCGTTGCGCAGGAAGTCCACCTGCAGCAACAGGAGGTTTTCGCTAGTGGTCTCGTCGGTGGGCATGTGGCTGACGCCCGACAGCGGCAGCACGGTGTGTGGGCGGGCCGATGCGGTCAACGCGGCGGACAGCCGCAGCGCATGCGCTAGGACCACGTTGTCGTCGCTGGTGCCGTGCACGATCAGCATCGGCCGCTCCAGCTTGGCGGCGTCCGACAGCAGCGAATTCGCCACGTACGCCTCGGGAACGACGTTGGGATCGCCCAGGTAGCGCTCGGTGTAGTGGGTGTCGTACAGCCGCCAGTCGACCACCCCGGCGCCGACGACCGCAGCGTGGAAGACGTCTGGGCGACGCAGCACGGCCAGCGCGGCGAGATAGCCGCCGAAGGACCACCCGCGGATGGCGACCCGGCCGAGGTCCAGCTCGGGATGCTGCGCCGCGGCCGCGTGCAGCGCGTCGACCTGGTCCTGTAGCGGCGGACCGGCGAGGTCCCCGGCGATTGCGCGGTCCCAGTCGGGGCCGCGCCCGGCCATCCCGCGGCCGTCGGTGACCAGCACGGCGAATCCCTGGTCGGCGAACCACTGGGAGGTCAGATAACCCTGCTGCCGGGACAGCACGCGCTGCGCGTGCGGGCCGCCATAGGGGTCCAGCAGCACCGGCAGCGGGCCGTCGGCCGGGTCGTACTGGCTGGGCAACAGCAGAGCGCTGCGCAGGTCGCGGTCGCCGAGCCGGAGCAGTTCGACGTTGAGGTCGACCTCGGGGTTCTCGGCTCGGCTGCCGATCTCGGCGACCTCCCGCCCGGCGCGCCGCACCCGCACCCGGGTGCGCGACTCGTCGAGCGTGGACGTGGCGACCACGAGCACCTCACCGGCGCGCGTTCCGGTGTGCACACCGGCCTGCTCGGTCACCTGCTCGGCACCTTCGGCGGTGACGCGGAAGAGGTGGACCTGGGTCGGGTCCTGCTCCGAGGCGGAGATCAGGATGTCGTCGTCGCCGATGTCGAGGATGCCCCGGACCTGCAGGGGCGCTGCGGTCCACGGCTGATCGCCGACGACCAGCCGGTACGCGCCGTTGTCGGCGCTGATGCGCACCAGGCGGCCGTCCGGGCTCCAGGCGGGCCAGCCGGGTTTGATCTCCACCCAGTGCTGGTCGGTGTCGCGGTGCACCTCGGTGGTCTGGCCGGTGCCGGGGTCGAGGGCCAGGACGAGCTGGGTGCGCTGGTCACGGCTTTGCACCGCGATCAGCGGGCGGCCGTGCCGGGACCAGTGGGCGGTGACGAGGTACGGGAAGGCCCGCCGGTCCCAGTCGACGTCCACCCGGTGACCGTCGAGGTCGAAGACGGCCAGCGCCACGTCGGCGTTGGCGGTCCCGGCGGCCGGATAGCGCACGGCGGTCGGCTCGCTGGCCGGGTTGGACGGATCACCGAGATACCAGTGCTGCACCGGGGATTCGTCCACGCGCGCCGCCAGCAGCCGCGATCCGTCCGGGGACCACCAGTAGCCGCGGTGGCGGTCCATTTCCTCGGCGGCGATGAACTCCGCGGCGCCCCACGTGATGTCCGCGCCTTCTGGTTCGGCGAGCGCGTGGTCGCCGGAACCGTCCACATCGATCACGCGCAGTTGACCGCCGGAGAGGTAGGCCACCCGGCGACCGTCGGGATCCGGCCTGGGATCGGCCACCGGTTGCGGCACCGGGAGTTCGCGGGCGGTGCCGGCCGCGACGTCGGCGACGAACAGCCGTCCCGACAGCGTGAAGGCCGCCAGTCGCCCGTCGCGGTCGGTCGCGTAGCCGGTGATGCCGCCGGCCCGTTCCCGCGCGCGTTCGCGGCGGGCCTGTTCGGCCGGTGACACGTGGTCTTCGGCCTGGAGCGCGGCCGGATCGGCGAGCATTCTCTCCTGGCCGGTTTCGGTGTCCAGTGCCCACAGGGCGTTGTCGCGCTCGGTGCCGCCTGCGGAGCGCAGGAAGAGCACGGAGTCACCGGCGGTGAAGTTCCGCGGCGCCCCCAGGGTGAAGCCCTGGGTGCGTGCGCTGCGGCGGGGAAACGACGCTGACGGCATGATTCCAGCCTGCCACTTCCGGCGGGTGGCTGCGCGATCGGGTGGCGGTGCGTTCGAAAGCCGCCCGGGTGGACTATTCGCCGGTGTGTCGGGAGGGGGTGTCGCGCGGCCCGGATCCTACGGTCGACGCCGATTCGTTTGGCCCACAGCGGCTTCCCGGTTCTTGCGGGAGTCGACCGACCGGGGATGAGACCTGCCATGTACCTCTCGATGGTGGTGCCGTGCTTCAACGAGGAGCGCGGACTGCAACGGTTGCACGACGCGCTGGTCGCGGCGTTGTCCGGACGCGTCCGGGATTACGAGGTGATCCTGGTGGACGACGGCAGCACCGACCGGACGCTGCGCGAAGCGCGCCGGTTGGCGGCGCTGAACCCGCGTTTTCGCTACGTGTCGCTGAGCCGCAACTTCGGGAAGGAGGCGGCGATGCTGTGCGGATTGCGGCATGCGCGGGGCCGCCGGGTGGCGTTGCTGGACGCCGATCTGCAGCATCCGCCGCAGTTGCTGCGACGGATGCTGGCGCTGCTTGATTCCGGGTACGACCAGGTCGTCGCCAGGCGCAGTCGCGTTGGCGAGCGCCGCTGCCGATCGGCACTGTCCAAAATGTACTACTGGGCCTGTGGTCGGCTCGTCGACGTGCGGTTGCAGGACGGGGTCGGGGATTTCCGGGTGCTTTCGCGGCGGGCCGTCGAGGCGGTGCTGTCGTTGCCGGAGTACCACCGGTTCTCCAAGGGGCTGTTCGCCTGGATCGGCTTCGATACGGCCTACGTGTGGTTCCGGAACGTGCCGCGGGTCGGCGGTGGCTCGAAGTGGACCCTGGGCAAGCTGGTGAACTACGGCATCGACGGGCTGACGTCGTTCAACAGCAAACCCTTGCGGCTGGCCATCTACCTGGGCGTGTTGGTGGCGGTGCTGGCCGGTGCCTATGTGCTCTTCGTCGTGGCGAACACCATTGTGGACGGTGTGGAGGTGCCGGGGTATGCGACCTTGCTCGCCGGAGTCGTCGGGTTGGGCGGGGTGCAGCTGCTGTTCCTCGGAGTGCTCGGGGAATACCTGGGCAAGAGCTACTTCGAGGCCAAGCGTAGGCCGCACTACCTGGTGAAGGAGTCGAGCCCGGAGCTCCACCCGCAGGCCCGCGAACGCCGGTTGCACCCGGCGGCCGAGCTGGCGTCATAGGGGGAGCGATGTGGCGCAAGACAAGCAGATCAGAGCTCCTGCGATTCGCGCTCGTCGGCGGCGTTAACACGGCCGTGCACTGCACCGTCTACCTGGCGTTGTGGTTGCTGCTGCCGTATTTGCCGGCGCACCTGATCGCGACCGTGGTGGCGACGGTGTGCTCGTACCTGCTCAACTGCCGGTTCACCTTCGGAGTGGTGCCGAACCGGCGGACGCTGCTGCTGTTCCCGCTGTCGAACCTGGCGATGATCGGGCTGAGCACCGCCGTCGTTGCGGCGTCGGTCGAGGTGTTCGGTGTCGATCCGGTGCTCGCCCCGATCGCCGCGGGTCTGGTCGTGGTGCCCGCGACGTTCCTGTTGAGCAAGGCGGTGCTGACCGAACGGTTGCCGCGCGGCGAGTGGCGCGGCGCGGTCGGTGTCGGGGTGGTCGTCGCGCTGTTGAGCCAGATTCCGGCAATGGTGAACCCGTCGTTCTACTTCTGGGACGACAGCGCGGCGCAGTTTCTGCCGATGTGGCACCGGCTGGGGGAGCGGCTGCTGGCCGGGGACTGGCCGCTCGGCCTGGACCTCGATTCATGGATGGGCGGGAACCTCGCCGCCGAATCGCTGTTCGGGATCTGGAATCCGGTGCACCTGCTGGACTGCCTGCTGGTGGTGTGGCTCGGTGATCTCGCGATCGCCGCCACCGTGGTGAAGACCCAGTTCCTCGTCACACTCGGCGTCGGAACTTTCTTGCTCTGCCGCGACTACCGGGCCAAGCGCGATGTCGCCTCGGTGCTCGCGGTGGCATTGCCGCTGTCCGGTTTCGTGCTGTACTTCCAGGCCGCCACCTGGGCGGGCGGGCTCATGGGGTTCGCGTGGCTGCCTTGGGCGTGGTGGGCGCTGCGCCGCCTGCAGGCCGGGCGGATTCCGGCGTTCGTGCCGTGGCTGCTGTGCTATCTGTGCGTGTCCGCCGGTGACCCCTATGGTGTGCTGGCGCTGGCTGCGGTTTTCGCCGGGCTGTTCATCGAAACCGGGCGGGACTGGTCGCGCGTCCGGCGGTTGGGGCTGGTCGGCATCGCGGTCACGGCTACCTTGCCGCTGATCTTCTTCCCGGTCCTGGCGGCCGCCGAGGTGGGCTGGCGATCCGGGCACGAGCTGTTCAACATCGGCCAGTTGGTGCCCGGCGTCGGCGATCTGCTGAACGCGAGCATGCCCTCCTTCGTGCCGCAGATCTTGTCTTTCGGCACCTTCCGGATGTCGGTGCCCGCCACCTATTTCGCCTGGTTCGCCATCCCGCTGCTGGCGTGGCTGGATTGGCGGTCGGCGGGCGCATCGTGGCGCCGCTGCGGGTGTGCCGTGGCGCTCGCGGGCTGTTATTTCTTGCTGTGCCTGGGGCCGTCCAACG is a window of Saccharopolyspora phatthalungensis DNA encoding:
- a CDS encoding GtrA family protein; translation: MWRKTSRSELLRFALVGGVNTAVHCTVYLALWLLLPYLPAHLIATVVATVCSYLLNCRFTFGVVPNRRTLLLFPLSNLAMIGLSTAVVAASVEVFGVDPVLAPIAAGLVVVPATFLLSKAVLTERLPRGEWRGAVGVGVVVALLSQIPAMVNPSFYFWDDSAAQFLPMWHRLGERLLAGDWPLGLDLDSWMGGNLAAESLFGIWNPVHLLDCLLVVWLGDLAIAATVVKTQFLVTLGVGTFLLCRDYRAKRDVASVLAVALPLSGFVLYFQAATWAGGLMGFAWLPWAWWALRRLQAGRIPAFVPWLLCYLCVSAGDPYGVLALAAVFAGLFIETGRDWSRVRRLGLVGIAVTATLPLIFFPVLAAAEVGWRSGHELFNIGQLVPGVGDLLNASMPSFVPQILSFGTFRMSVPATYFAWFAIPLLAWLDWRSAGASWRRCGCAVALAGCYFLLCLGPSNVWLFRWPVRHVAVLHLAVAVLLSVALSRGLRTDHFKVRLACSAGSLLLGGYLSFAAWPAQAPKHLVSLGMIAVLCAAVVIVHRKRLKAAVLHLGTVCALALQMAWFPANRDVAVYNFPTSIAQLRSDYAEFDGGTVVQLAERDLIPSADIASRAAWSQLLFGNMHAAAGVASLVAYTGIGYNALHTRLCLSYYGATCPQAYDRLWEPDGLVDQLKATHVVVQRRLREVPEAPAGWRISRRDRDVVVLSRKSALPWPHGRLSASRGVHVLDDVQHGQRRETVRFGRTGGPAELVFARLAWPGYQAAVDGRRVRVDGTDAGLLLVRVPPGVPGGALTLSWSPPGFTAHLLLACAGALLAIVLSVVSPLRRRQPR
- a CDS encoding glycosyltransferase family 2 protein: MYLSMVVPCFNEERGLQRLHDALVAALSGRVRDYEVILVDDGSTDRTLREARRLAALNPRFRYVSLSRNFGKEAAMLCGLRHARGRRVALLDADLQHPPQLLRRMLALLDSGYDQVVARRSRVGERRCRSALSKMYYWACGRLVDVRLQDGVGDFRVLSRRAVEAVLSLPEYHRFSKGLFAWIGFDTAYVWFRNVPRVGGGSKWTLGKLVNYGIDGLTSFNSKPLRLAIYLGVLVAVLAGAYVLFVVANTIVDGVEVPGYATLLAGVVGLGGVQLLFLGVLGEYLGKSYFEAKRRPHYLVKESSPELHPQARERRLHPAAELAS
- a CDS encoding S9 family peptidase; this encodes MPSASFPRRSARTQGFTLGAPRNFTAGDSVLFLRSAGGTERDNALWALDTETGQERMLADPAALQAEDHVSPAEQARRERARERAGGITGYATDRDGRLAAFTLSGRLFVADVAAGTARELPVPQPVADPRPDPDGRRVAYLSGGQLRVIDVDGSGDHALAEPEGADITWGAAEFIAAEEMDRHRGYWWSPDGSRLLAARVDESPVQHWYLGDPSNPASEPTAVRYPAAGTANADVALAVFDLDGHRVDVDWDRRAFPYLVTAHWSRHGRPLIAVQSRDQRTQLVLALDPGTGQTTEVHRDTDQHWVEIKPGWPAWSPDGRLVRISADNGAYRLVVGDQPWTAAPLQVRGILDIGDDDILISASEQDPTQVHLFRVTAEGAEQVTEQAGVHTGTRAGEVLVVATSTLDESRTRVRVRRAGREVAEIGSRAENPEVDLNVELLRLGDRDLRSALLLPSQYDPADGPLPVLLDPYGGPHAQRVLSRQQGYLTSQWFADQGFAVLVTDGRGMAGRGPDWDRAIAGDLAGPPLQDQVDALHAAAAQHPELDLGRVAIRGWSFGGYLAALAVLRRPDVFHAAVVGAGVVDWRLYDTHYTERYLGDPNVVPEAYVANSLLSDAAKLERPMLIVHGTSDDNVVLAHALRLSAALTASARPHTVLPLSGVSHMPTDETTSENLLLLQVDFLRNALKRH
- a CDS encoding aldo/keto reductase, with the translated sequence MRGLPLPGGPELPVLGQGTWGMGERRAQRAAEVAALRHGLDLGLGLIDTAEMYGGGGAEEVVGAAIAGRRDEVFLVSKVYPHNASRRGAVQACERSLRRLDTDHLDLYLLHWRGSTPLSETLAAFERLRSDGKIRHFGVSNFGVEDMAELCTSELGRQCATDQVLYNLTRRGVELDLLPWCRRQGLPVMAYSPIEQGRLLGEPVLRRVAERHSATPAQIAIAWVLAQDGVCAIPKAVTKVHVEQNRAALDIQLSSADLAELDEGFPAPPHPVPLEIL